The genomic segment TATCAGTTTATTGGGTTTCATTCCATTTTCTTGAATGATTTCTGATACTATAGCTCTTTGTTCTTCAGTCAAATATTGATATCTAATATAAGGAGGATTACCTATAATTAAATCAAAGTGCTGTTTATTTTTTACCCTTTCATGGAAGCTTAAAAAATCATCATGGACTAAATTAAGTGAAGATTGATGTGTATAACGTTTCTCGACTTTTCTTAGTTCTTTCTTTTCTATTTCAACTGCTGTAATTTTTTTGTTGGTGGAAAGAAATTTATTATTAACTAAGGCATCTATAAAAACACCGTCACCGCAACTTGGTTCTAGTATATCTTTTATATTTGATAAATTGAATAACTTAACAATTTTATCAGCTAATTCAAACGGCGTATAATATGCACCTCTTAATTTCTGTTCTGAATTATTTACTTTTAATTTCATATATTCTCTCTATCACAAAGAAATTCTAAATTCCAGACTTTATCTGTCTCGTGCTGAATCTCAACAATTAAATCTTGTTTTTCTCTGGTAAACAATTCAACAGATTTTTTATCTTTTTTAGAGTTTAATAGATTATTTATTTCAAAAATCCTTTTTGTTTTTTCAATAACTGAATTGTATATTTTTTTTTGATCTTTATTATTCAAATCAAGCGGTATAAATGGTATAGTTTTTAACAATGCAGTTCCTCGTGCATAATAATCACCCTCGAATATACTACCCACAAGCCTTACATACTTTTCTGTATGCGGGTTCGCAAGCCATGCTTGAATATAAGAAAGTTTATACGGAGAGCCTTCTTTTTCTGCAATAGCACAATAGCCTGCTGTTCCTCCTGATGCTATAAGCATATTGTTATTATCATAAGCATACATTGCTTGGTTAAGTTTTCTTAGAACACCGACAATTAATTTGGGGGTGTCAATAAATGATGTTAATCCTTGATTTCTTCCATATTGATACCACGTATCTTTAGTTGAATCAGGAACATCTCTTTTAGCATCTGAGTTCACCTGCTTCGGTTCAAGGCGAGTATAATATGCTTGCAAATAATTTAAAGTATTTGGAAATCTATTGCGTAAAACATCCAAACTGTAAAGTTTTCCATTTTTATCATAAGGGAAAATAATTTTTTTATCTGTTGTTAAAACACTGTAACTATCAAGTCCTTTTTCATCATTTTCAGTTGGTTTAAAATATGGAAGGGTTATATCCTTTTCAACTTTATAAATATGATTTTCCTTTTTTATAGTATAAAACTGAGAATCTTCGCTTTGTATTTCATCCTTTGAAAACCAATAAACAGGAATAAGGCTTTCTGCACTTGTTTGTATTCCGTTAAATATTTTTGCATAATCCGATAACGGTTTTGACAATTTTTCAAATTTACATAAATAATTAATAAAATCAATATCTGGAGATAACCGCCAAGGAATTTTGTTTAAATGACTTTCCGAAAATTTTATAAATTTGTTATATTGTCCTCCCCAAAGATCACTTAAAGAAGTTCGACTGGAATAAATAAAACTTTCATTTGCCTGTTTATTTAGGCAAATGATACAACTATAAATAGATTGTTGCTGAAATAGTTGAGATGCACCAAAATCATCAATTAGTTCAACATATTTATGTTTTGCTAAAACTTCTTGCAATTTTCTTCCTGACTTAACTTTTAAAAACTTATTTGGAACTATCATTCCTATACGTCCATTTTTATCAGTTTTATTAATAGCCTGTTCAATAAAAATAAAATATTTATCAAATTGTTTATCGGGCAATGAATAGTTTTTTAAATAATATTTGAACTCTTTTGGAGAAAGTAATTTGTGCATATCTTCTGTTTTTACATAAGGCGGGTTGCCGATAATCGCAGAAAATTTATTTCCATTATTTATTTTTTCCCAACTGAATGGCGAAATTAACAGATATTCAAAATCAGAAAGTTGATTTTTATCCAATTTTTCAGGTTCTACCAGAGAATTTCCAAACTTAATATTTTTGTCTAAATTTGGAAGAATTGGAGATATGTTGACAACAGATGGCGCCGTTTCATTTTCGATTAATTTTATTAAAAGAGAGAATTTTGCGACTTCAACTGCATGAACATCCAAATCTATTCCATAAATGCAAGAAAGCAAAATGTTTTTTTTGTCTTCCAAAGGTAGTTGTCTGTAGTTAGAAGAAAGTTCAATAAGATATGATGTATCATTTTTCTCATACCAACTTTCACAATATTTTACTAAATAATCGAAAGCTTCTTCGAGAAAAATTCCTGAACCGCAGGCAATATCAGCAATTTTCAAATTGAGTATTTCTTCAGGCTGCCTATTTTCACATAAAGGTTTAATCGTTTTTTCAACAATATATTTTACAATTTCGATTGGAGTAGAAACAATAGAGCGGTCAGCATAATCTTTTTTGGTTGTTAATATTATTTTACCAGACTCAACAACTAACTTCTTTGTCAAAAATTGTTCATAAATTTTTCCGAGTAAATTCGGTTCAATAATATTGAAAAGATAAGGGGTTTTAGGATAATAAAGTTCTTCTATAATTTCATTGATTAAATTTTCATCAAGATCATAATAAATACTACAATCTTCAAATAAACCTGAATTATATCTTTTATCTGATTCCTTCAAAAGTTTTATAAGTGCATTTTTGTCATTTGTTGTTTCTAGCAATTTATGATATAAAGGCAAATTTCGATCTTCACAAATGCGCAAGAATATAATTTGGTTAATAAATGACTGAACTTTATCATTCAATACGGCAATAAAATCTTCATCATTATTATTTGGCAAACTCGGATATAAATAATTACTAATTTTTAATCGCCAGTTATTTATTTGAGATAAAAAATGAACATCGACTTTCTGAGTGTGATGATTTTCAGAGAATACTTCATCTGAAAAAATTTCATCAAATTTACCAGAATATACAGTTTCTTTAGATATAAGATTTCTTATTTCGTCAAATTTTTCAACATATTCTTTAAAATTGTATTTTTTATATAAAGCTGTATTTACATTATCAGTATCAGAAGGAATAATCGTTGCATCATAAATTAACAAAAATTCAAAATTTGTAAGTATTACAATTTTATGGTCTGCATTCCAACCGTAACGGCGGGCTTGAAATGCAGGTTCCTTCAATAATTGAATTTCAATAGCAGGCTTTTTTACTTCAACAAAAAGCTTTGCTACGCCTTTTAATGTGAGTGAATAGTCTGGTCGGTCTTTTTTTGTGGAATATTTTTCAGGGATAACTTCTTTATATTGAGGCGGTAAACCTTGTGAATTTGAAACATCCCAACCAAGAATGCAAAGAAAAGGCGTTATAAAATCATCCCGTGTAGTCTGTTCGTTATAATTATTTTTGGGCTGCTTATAGTAAGAAAAATTATCTGAGAAAGTTTTTACGAGCTTTTCAAGTTCTGCTATTTTTGACATCCTACCACCTATATAGATATTACCATAATTTTATTTTTTTATCTACATCCGTACGTTTTCTATAAAGTGAAACTTTTAAAGATACAGATAAATATTTATTTTTTTATAGCACCCAAAAGCGGCTCTCCGAGCTGTCTAGCTAACATTTGCTTAACCTGCATTTGCGGCTTGTCCGCAATGTCAGGTTGAAGCGGGTGTTAGATTTCCTTTTTCCATTCTTTTATTATTTTCCCTTTTTGACAAATTATTATTTCAATTGATGTATCGAAAGCGATAATAGTTATTATTGCATAATTGATAATATCAGCTATATCCTTAATCTCTTCTGAAATTATAATGCCTTTTTTTAATGTTATAGTATTTAGGATTAGAGCAGATATAAATCCTACTAGATAGATCAATGATTTTATAGTAGAACAAAAAATTGAAGTTGCCCAGCTTGTAATTATTTCTGACTCTTCTTTTGTAAATATATTCATCAGAAATCTTTTAAAATAATACCCAGGTAAATTTCTTCCTCGAATCAATAGAATACAAAGTGTAACTATAAATAAATAAAGTGAAGCATTTGAATCCAATTCAGTAATAGTTTGTATATGAATACACATTTCCCATAATATACAAGAAATAACCATTGCTATAATAAACATAAATATATTTCCTGAAATTATGAATAATATCTTATTAATTATTCTTATATTATGATTCTCAGTATCATTTTTAATCTTAATATATGAGATAATTGCACAGCAAAATGTAACAATTAAAATTAATAACATAATTACCAATATATTATTCCTCTTCTACCAGAAAAACCAACCTACTATAATTTCCTTACAACAAAACTGATGTTTCGCTTATAGCCGGCATTTTTATGGAATCGTTCTGCTTCTGTATTTAATTCCCAATATGATAACTCTATTTGCGTTGCACCTATTTTATTCGCATATTCTTGTAGTGAATTCATTAACTTATTCCCATAACCTAGATTTCTGTATTCTTTTTTAATACATATGTGTTCGATTTGAATACCTTTATAAGCTTTCCTAAATGGATTCTCCATGTAATTTTGTTCAAAGAATAAAACATATCCATACTCATTATTCTGATCGCCAATAATATATGCATGATAATTATCTTTTGACAATTGTTCCTTCACATACTGTAAAACAGAGTCATATGAATATGGCTTGAAATATTCTGGATATCTCTCATAATGCAGATTCTGAACAGATTCATTAAGTTTAGCAATCTTATCTGCATCTTTTGATTCTTCAATCATACTCTTTATTATCTTTTTCCTTAGCGCCGTAAGGCATCCACCTAACATTCGCTTAACCTGCATTTGTGCCTTTGCTGACGCGCATAGCGGCAGCAAAGTTGGCGCGAAAGTTGCGGTGCCGTATAGGCACTTTAAGCAACTTTCGTGACAAAACAAATGTCAGCGTTGAAGCGGGTGTTAGGACAATCTACCAATTTCTCACTGAGTTTTTTTCAGAATCCTTCATTCTGCCAAAAACTGCAAGAATGAAATCTATGCTATTTACGAGCACTGATATACTTACAAAACCTATTAATAATATAATAAATACACTTCTATCTATAAGAAGAAATGAATACCAATAGCAAAAAACCAAAAAAAATTCAGTAACAATAATCAATCCAAGTAATAATTTTCCAATACCTATTACCGTTCGTCCTATATAGAATCTATCAATTCCTAAAAAACCTAAAAATGCAGAATAAAGTATTAAATAAGTTCTACTTTTTGGTGAAATTCTTTTATTATTTTTTATTTCCAAATATCGGCTTTCGCTCTTTACAATCATACTACCTGCTGATAAAATAAAAGAAATATTTCTTATCAGAATAAATATATATAAAATGGAATTCTGTGCAGAATTAAATGCAGAAAAAAATGTAAGGTAATTTACTCCTTTCTGTGACACAGCGATAAATAAGGCGGAAACCGAAAAAGGATTATCAAATATTATTGTTATGAGAATATAAAAATAAAGTGTTAGAATTCCATACTCCCTTTCATTTGAATTACTTTTTAAACAGAAAATTCCCAGTAAAAAGAAAAAAATAAAGTTCTTAATAATTTCTTGCCACGGAACAATAAATATATCTTTATACTCATCTAAGGATGACAAATATATTCCTACAATACTTTTTTGAAAAAAAATTAAAAGAATTATTGCAATAAGTAAACTTAGTTCTGTCCAAAATGCAATTAATCCTGTAACTTTTGAAAACTTATTCATTAATTCTCCTGAATTTTGCACGCCGTTAGGCGTGTCGTCCTAACATCTTTTCGACCTTTCCTCATAATACCATCAAAACTACTCGTTTGCAATCTAGACTACTACAAGATAAGAAATTAAATCTTTCTACTATAATAACTAATCGGCCATATGACCAAGCAGCAGATTAGACCTATCTTCAGTAAACAAGCTAAAGCAAAATCACATCCTGTCTATAGTGACTAGAAAAATTTTATCCATTTTTCCTGTTCCCGATTCCCGAAATTTCTATGCTTTCTTTTAATTTAAAATACTCTCTATCATACATAAACAATAATATGAGTAACAATGCAGATACACCTAATATAGTTAAATATAATTGTATTGATTCTCTTTCAAATAAAAGAATCATATTTGATAAATTAAAAAAAGTATGATAAAAAATTGCATTTAAAATATTGTTTTTTGATTTCTTATAAAAATATGTGATAAAAATACTAAGCATAATAACCGTAGGGATAAATAATAGGTATCCTACGAATCCGACGTTCATTATTTTGAAGAAATGCCATGCCCCCCAAAGTATTCCAACAAATAGTGAACCGGTAAACGAAGTATATTTATTTTCAAAAATTTGTAATAAAGTTCCTCTCCAACCAATTTCCTCACTAATAGATCCGACAATAGTAGCTATAATACCAATTAGTAACAAATACCCCGTGTATTCTGATTTAACATACGGTATTCCCATTAAATCAAGTATAAATGAAGATAGTAAAATCAGTGTTATTGGAAATATAATAGCTATTACTGAGTATCTATTTAATTTATAAGCATAAAATTTTCTTTCATTATATTTTTTTCTAAAAATTAAAGTTGTTATCAATGGAGATAATTGTACTGTAACCATTGTAACAGAGCCTAATAGTAATTCATTACCTCTGATATTTTGTGTAGCACCTCCGAATATCATAGCAAGAATAAAGGTTATTAGTAAGTTCATCAAATTAAAAAATACTACTTTTTTATTCATTTTATTTCCTCTAAACTTATTTTTTTCGTTATCGTTAAAATAAATGTTATAGATTAGTTCTGTCTCCGCCTACCTCAAGAAACGTCAATCTCACTAAACCTTATCCTACCGCCATTAGGCGTACGTCTCACATTGTTTTAAACCGCAAACAGGCTTGTCCTGTTTGTCGGCTTTGAAAACTGTGTTAGGCGTTATCATCTACACAACCAGCTTTAACTCCGTAATAATTCGAGCCATATTAGTAAAATCGTCATCATCGTGTAGAAGCGGAATATTATTTTCAATCGCAGTTTCTGCAATCAGCAAATCTACCGTACTACGAATTGTAACACCTTTTCTACGACAACGGAAATTCAACAGAGCAGCATTTTCAAAGGATTGAATACCACGTTTTAGCAAATATAACGGTACATTCATTAAATAAGATTTCAAAATAGCAAATTCTTTTTCGTCTTTTGAACCTTGCAGAATCTCTTGATAAATGAATTCATTGATGCAAAAATGTTTTTGTTCCTCAAGCAATTTTTCAAAATATGCTGTACCAACAGTTTCCTTGCCACGAAAAAAATTGATCAGCACAGAAGTATCTACTAAAACCATTAAGAACTCCGCATTGCTTTATAGTCATATCCATCAGCAAACTGAATTTTACCCTTTAGGTCGGCAAGAGTACGATTTCGTTTTTCAGAGGGCAATTCAATTGTTTCTATGTATGAAATAACCATCTGTGCCTGTTCATTATCAAGCATTGCAAAATAATCCATCGCTTTTTTTTTAAGAGCTGTTTCTACCATCAACAACCTCCTTACAGTCCATAATTATACTATTATTCTGATAATTTTTCTACTATAAAAAATGACAGGAATGTATCGCAACTCTGCGAGCTTTAGCAAATTTCTAGCGTATAGTCTAGTTTTTATACAATTTTTTTACAATGCAATTTTATCTTTTTAATAGCCCAATCATAATGACTTGAAGTCGTACTTACAAAATATGATCTTAAATCGGTTGTTCCTGTCCATGAAAAATATTTTTTTGTAAAAAGTTCTTCATTGGAATATTTATGAGCCAGTGCAAGAATTTTTTTATGACTTTCTGCAAGCATTACTTTTGCACTTTCAAGACTTGTATTCTGATGCCGATTCCAAAACATAACATTCATTGCACCATAGGTTTTCCAAGAATACTCATCCGGCAAAAACGGAATATTATTTTTTCCGTCAGCATTATTTTCTATGAATTTCAGCATAAGTTGATGCCATTCATACAAATGAATTAAGACATCTCTCACATTTTTATCACGATCCCAATGAGCTTCTTTTTTACTTTTATCGCCGGAAAAATCAAAAAACGTGTTCATTTGATTTTCAGTCATTTTAGAAATAATATCCATCAATTTTGAATAATTTTCCGTAGCAAATTTCAGTAAATCATCTTTATTTCTTGCCCGTGCCATAGTTCCTCCTATCCCAAAGCAGCTCTAGTAGAGCCGTCCGCCTAACATTCGCTTAACCTGCATTGCCGCAAAGGCAATGTCAGGTTGAAGCGGGTGTTAGATGCTTTATTTATATCGATACTTTAGTTTTAGCAATAAATTCTATCTTCAAATTCATTCCCAGTCCGTCTGCAAGCCTTTTCAAAATCTTTATTGTCGGATTTCCAGAACCATTCTCTATTTTGCTTATATCTGATTGAGCAATTCCAGTTGCATCGGCAAGTTGTTTTTGCGTAACATGACTTAATTTTCTGGCATCAATTAATGAACTGATAAGTTCATATTCCGGTCCAAGAGATTCATATTCTTTTCTGAAAGTTTCATCTTTCATTTGTTCTTTTAATGCCTCTGTTAATGTCATTTCTTTCCTCCTGCTTCCAGATTTCTATTCAAGTAGTCAGTTCGATAATCTTTTGCCCTTTGTATTTCTGAAAGTGGTGTTTTTTGCGTTTTCTTTCGAAAACCATGCGTTATGATTATCTTCTTTTCAATGATAAAGAAATACAAATGCCTTACTATATTGTTACCTTGAATTGTTCTTAACTCAAATATACCGTCATCAATGTGCTGGGAATATGGCAATCTTAACTCATTCCCTTTATTTTCCAGTAATCCTAAATCACGGAACACTTTAGCCTTAAGCTTGATTTCAAGCGTATTTATGAAATCTAAACTTGGTTTTTCACCTGCTTTTGTTTCATAGAATTCAACAATCCAATTATTTGCCATCTCTCAATCTAATTATATTGGTTATATCCTATATTTGTCAAGATGACGCATTGCATCACAAAAAGATATTAGGTAGGCGGAATATCAAAATGGTTCCTTAACGACAAATTTCTGATCTTCTCAATGCTCGATCCTTTCTAAAATACAAGTTAAAGCGGATTTTAGATTAAATTGTATTTTTGTCCTTTTTCCACGTTATATAATCTTTTTTTGCCTTCATAGCTTTTAGCTTACTCCACGCGTCTAATGCCTCTTCTCTTGTTGCATTTTTTTCATTTGCCAGATAATCACTGATGAAATTATTAAATTTACAGGATGGAATTTGGGGAAGCTTTTCTTCAGTTTTGTTTAATCGAATGTATTCACAAATGACATCATTATACGTTATTTTTTCACCATGAGAAAGTTTGTCTTCAATCCATCGATTAAGCCAATATTTTGCCCCTGATTTCGGTTTTAATCCCGGAATCCGTTTATCCATCTCACTATGTATGAATTCCCATGTTGCTTTTTTGTTGGTAAAATTTTCAACATAAGTATGACCATTCAATATGTCTCTATTCCGGCTTTTACTCCAATAATTATTCTTTTTATTTACTGTTCCGGTTTCCAAAAAATGAATAATCATCTTTTCAAGCTGATCCTTTCGTATTTTTAAATCAAAAGGAATTTCAAGCGATTTTGCTAATGCTTTGAGTTCACTCATGTGCCAATATTTATTCTCGAATTCTTTTATTGTCATATAGCTTTTTTCTTATGTACTGTATGCATTAACAGCTATCATAATATCCTCGATACTTATATACCAATTTTTTCCTTTTTTGATTATTGAACTTCTCTTATCAAGAATTTTCTTTTTACACCGCTCAATAACATCTTTGGTATCTAAATCAAGATTATGTTTTATTCGCTCAATACCCATTTCAGTTGTATGAATTTTTTCTGAATTTTTATACAGAATTTCAGAAATGTGTTCCATAATGATTGTATATCCGCATATTATTTTATTTTGCATGCGACAGCATGTCCATCTAACTATGTAGCTAAACCGCAAACGGGCTTGTCCCGTTTGTCGGCTTTGAGCTACTTGTTATGTGATTTTTTACTCATTTGCAACCAATTTTACCACAGCTTCCACAAGCTTCTGATAATTTTCTTCGGAAAGTCTTGACACCTTCTTTTCAAGGCAAAATTTATTTACCGCACCAATAAGATGAATTACTGCGACCGAATCTTTCGAAAGCCCAGTTTCTTCTTTTTCAATAAGAATATTAGGCTCAAAATCTGCTCGGTCTAGATTCGAAGTAAAAGGAATTACCACAACTGTATTCAGATCTTTTATTCCGAGCAAATCATTTTGCATTACGACGACAGGACGTATTTTTGACGGCAAACTGCCTACCGGCTGCCCAAAATCAATTGTCCATATCTCACCATGTGTCATTTTTTAATTCCTCCCACATAGTGTTCATTGAACCTCGGGCAATATCAGTTTCCATTTCGGCATAGTTTTCTTCATTCCGTTTTTTTTTCAAAGACTCGAGCATTTTTTCCATTAAAATAATTGTCTGTTCATAGGAAAGAGAAAGTACTTGTTCCGTAAAATCTGCGTAAGCGGTATCTGACATATTGCACCTCCAACTTTCATTATACCATATTTCAAACAATTTTTCACAAAATTATGTTTTTTTTATCGGATGCCTGATGACCGTTTTCCATTTTTCCGGAGAACTTTTTCTGGGGTCTGAAAGATAAATTTCATGGTGCAAACGTTTTTCCGTCATATCGTTTTCATATCCATTTGATCGAATGAAATCATCCATAATTTTTACGCTTGTCGGTTCATCGTCATAAGAACCGTTATGCATTATCTGAACGCACAAGCCTTCTTCAATCGATAGAAATTCCGCAGAGGAGCAATCGATTTTTTTCTTTTCAGCAGCAGTCTTTACAGCCCAATCAAAATCTTTTTTTGTAACAAAATCTGGAATACGAATTACCGAAATCCAATTGAAGCTTGATTTGTCTGAATAGTCTACGCCGTCAATCCCGGCCTGCCACCAAAAACCTTCCAACGGAGGAACAACATATTCAAAAAATTCGTTAATTTTATAATCAGTCTTGTAACTCATTTTTAGAGTATACGCTACCGCATATAATACTCCAACTGCCCGCTGATAAGCGCCGCCTGCTTCATTTGGATTTCCTTTTCCCCTAACTGCAATATAATTCATTTTTGGAACTGTTACAATTTCTGGTTTATTTTTGGGAAGATAAAATTCCCGGTATTCTTTCTTGAAATCAAATGCCATTCTTTTCTCCATAATAGCTGCCCGAAGGGCAGTCCACATAACTACCGCTTAACCTGCATTGCCGCAAAGGTAATGATAGGTTGAAGCGGGTGTTAGGTGTTTATTTCTTAGGATAAAACTCTACTTCGAAAATCAATTTTTCGTTTTCAATCGCATTAAAATTTACACCAATATTTATTCCTATCTTTTTTACTGTCATATCAAAATTAGAATTGATACCAAAATCATCTGTATAATTAAACTCTGCTCTACATTTCAAAACACCTTTTTTGAGCCTCGAATCTTGCATTGTTTTCCATGATGGTTCCCCATTTAGCCATAGAGAATTATAGTTTTCTAAAATATTATCTTCAGGAAACTCATATGAAAAATTTAAAAATGAAGAACGATTTCTATTATACTTAACTCCTGCTTTTCCCCTATTATCCTTATTCACACCAATTCCTATATTTCCTTCAACCTCCATTTCAGAAGAATTGTCAGATATAACACTGCATTTTTTTGCACCCAAATACGCACATAATTTTAAAAAGTCATTTAATTTCTCTTGCTTTAACTTTTGATGATATTCACTTAATGGATAAAAGACATTATTGTCTACTATGCTACTAAGATAAATACAGCCATCAATTGGATGATTTATTGGGAATATAAAATTATTTGGAATTTTGCTTTTATCAATAATTGTATACGGACATTTTTTCTTAAAAATTTCACTCTTATTATAACTTTGATATTTAATCAAATAATATAAAGTTCTTATTGATGTAGAAATATCAAATAAATCTAGCAAATTATGGATTACATCATCAGAAGCAAGTTCTTTTAATTTCTTATCTGATAATATTATAACTTTTTCCATATTTTCATCTCCCCCGCTGCCCGCAGGGCAGTCCGCCTAACATTGTTTCAACCTTTCCTCATTATATCACGCAAACTATGCGCTTTCAATCTAAACTGGCACCTCACCAAGCAGCTTCATCTTTCTACCATAATGTCTGTCGTAACACATCATCAACAGCCAGATTAGGCCTATCTTCACTAAATGGGATAAAGGCGAATCACATTCGGTCGATAGGGCTTTGAACGCCGAGACCGCCGCGGTTGAGGACGTGGGTGTAAACCATAGTGGTTGAAACATCGCTGTGACCGAGAAGTTCTTGAATGGTGCGGATATCGTAACCGGATTCCAGTAGATGCGTTGCAAATGAGTGGCGGAACGTGTGGCAGCCGATTGGCTTCGGAATACCCGACCGTAAAACAGCTTCGTGCAAAGTGCGTTGAATAACCGAAGGATCAATATGATGCCGTCCCTGCTCACCGGTTTCTTTATTCTGCCATCGATGTGCTTGAGGAAACACCCATTGCCACGCCCACGTTTTACCTGCAGCGGGATATTTTTTTGCAAGGGCAGACGGAAGCGGCACCGAACCGAAACCGTCTTTGCAGTCTGCCTCATGGATGCTGCGGACATTTTCCAAATGTTTTTGCAGCGAAAATTTCAAAGATACCGGCAGCATAGTTTTACGATCTTTTGCTCCCTTTCCGCAGTGTACCGTAATTTCATTTTTATCAAAGTCAATATCCTGTACCCGTAACCGCAAGCCTTCCATCAACCTCATTCCCGTTCCATAAAGTAAGCGAATAAAAAGACCGTAGTCGTTTTCAGGCAACAGAGAGAATATCTTTGCCGTTTCCTCACGGCTCAGTACAGCAGGCAGCTTTTTTTGCTTCTTGGCACGAACAATGTTTTCCGGACTTTGTATCGTTAATCCTAATATGTTTTTATAGAGAAACAAAAGAGCAGCAAGAGCTTGATTTTGACTTGAAGCAGCAACCTTTTCTTTTGTTGCAAGACGGCTCACAAAGGAATTTATCTCCGCATCGGAAAATGTTTTAAGATTTTTATCCTTATGTTCACGGATAAAACGGCTTATCCAATAGCTGTATGCTTCCCGTGTACGTTTGCTGTAGTGTTTTGCAGTAATCACTGCATCCAACTTTCTTAAAATATCTTGAATATCCGGTGCAGTAGGATTATTACTTTCTCTAATAATTTCGGTATTCAAAGGCTCAATATCATGAGGCTTGCTATCATTAGGTTTACAATTTTTAAAGGTAAAGCCGGGATCTGCCCTGCAAATCCCTTCATTATAAAGGTTGTTTAATAAAATATCGCAAGAATTACGGTCGGCAGGGATAATCTAAAAACGTTT from the Treponema vincentii F0403 genome contains:
- a CDS encoding type II toxin-antitoxin system RelE/ParE family toxin; this translates as MANNWIVEFYETKAGEKPSLDFINTLEIKLKAKVFRDLGLLENKGNELRLPYSQHIDDGIFELRTIQGNNIVRHLYFFIIEKKIIITHGFRKKTQKTPLSEIQRAKDYRTDYLNRNLEAGGKK
- a CDS encoding SAP domain-containing protein → MTIKEFENKYWHMSELKALAKSLEIPFDLKIRKDQLEKMIIHFLETGTVNKKNNYWSKSRNRDILNGHTYVENFTNKKATWEFIHSEMDKRIPGLKPKSGAKYWLNRWIEDKLSHGEKITYNDVICEYIRLNKTEEKLPQIPSCKFNNFISDYLANEKNATREEALDAWSKLKAMKAKKDYITWKKDKNTI
- a CDS encoding DUF3781 domain-containing protein, translating into MEHISEILYKNSEKIHTTEMGIERIKHNLDLDTKDVIERCKKKILDKRSSIIKKGKNWYISIEDIMIAVNAYST
- a CDS encoding type II toxin-antitoxin system PemK/MazF family toxin, whose amino-acid sequence is MTHGEIWTIDFGQPVGSLPSKIRPVVVMQNDLLGIKDLNTVVVIPFTSNLDRADFEPNILIEKEETGLSKDSVAVIHLIGAVNKFCLEKKVSRLSEENYQKLVEAVVKLVANE
- a CDS encoding GyrI-like domain-containing protein, which codes for MAFDFKKEYREFYLPKNKPEIVTVPKMNYIAVRGKGNPNEAGGAYQRAVGVLYAVAYTLKMSYKTDYKINEFFEYVVPPLEGFWWQAGIDGVDYSDKSSFNWISVIRIPDFVTKKDFDWAVKTAAEKKKIDCSSAEFLSIEEGLCVQIMHNGSYDDEPTSVKIMDDFIRSNGYENDMTEKRLHHEIYLSDPRKSSPEKWKTVIRHPIKKT